The Dreissena polymorpha isolate Duluth1 chromosome 10, UMN_Dpol_1.0, whole genome shotgun sequence genome includes a region encoding these proteins:
- the LOC127847282 gene encoding microtubule-associated protein futsch-like isoform X3: MVTFFVCNETERTNIGIMDAFTDMLERKIEDLSRQLAEERQTSRQNKMATVRLQRELARAKSPGKSAPKEHLSREVEHEKMLRLEAERRLHEMTRENEACHSRLENLQAEFLRMESVVQDMRQYKSKIDQLRHEKTSLSSTYETNLQKFKGHITDLERENMVLLNEVKKLESQMSSKAGSQDRYRLLLERLKMVETENSSLVLENEQQRGQYEKCLDEIANQVVQALLAQKMLREECVQLQERVQELESQNKHLCIAYSARVHSGSDSNSQDGGVFVAGSLDSLHSMFSEQTADGTGGHQMSSPPPWLQDRLPGDRHSLVSFTGSVMSTPDMDTEIIAGKDKSRKFKCRTEIETEFPATPSSPKSKHVSIMERTNDTKRSSSTSSLLPLKVGPNRQRTRSTSSLTRAHGLTSAQTADNGSHDSGHSTMDKSTTNQTSQVVFNQGISTSSMSSSGNQRQTSMLQVPKDYSSSFANSQGQMQTSQTSISSSSSSSSVFMTSSKIPVLPVGSTKEDLQLRRNSLKAEYSIRLGSQTAVTSNTPSPKPSIPTLRPPRPSSQGQRSIGGQGNTQSRPPSASGRSQSAGSKIPSVFSKPARTSSKENVSKLKSTSESAKPVTNSKSGSNSKPLTNVSSTMNTGSEKYKCATTSLASKLIPPKSPIMKHSGIKTSLKSPPPGILLLEQDSKSTNSTAIQNAQAALKSVYCIKSVPPAGESKSCKQESAKPALPVRGYKPVHSHFPIMGLNTLNHTSPKSEESATQIYENVQTPVNCVSPNDNQCTFKSTTDAHVSNKSVVITNVSIVSQSGPLNYAAVSGRFTGNFIDTETCMAKKPNYFYDYSDEDSDCPVTRSPSKDFGSVSTISLEELLDRTLENMDTPNGSEFSSGYLAYNSTQMLTESVTSDNSSDVTLLKNYEVVKSADNTNTLSSSNFGENVPSNIFSASQNVGNNLGGKPDIVKDTEHSQQKNLQKNIPVSEIPGSSLPGYRAKRPKSLILGSKEKKFLYCEYGSSSGSDSSENEHLSCKVSYAKNVKEQEIQSKVSKCVKNGQAKVIESPKSAKSTLKCASNVPEVKNEKDDKVQSLISKPSAIKKPSKIPPPVASKPVSKMSSIPKIAPSTSIQRPKSVEMVVNTALTTHKSKLSGYFESPNPKDLTKAESEHSISSKMKLSSSDLNSNTTFEDIKVERSGSKDDGYSTMSSDIQPEMLEKYSDAFDSSTNSNEARNSNLSLSSQNSYSSEDRLSGHGSLGRVKAMKLKFELENQRSDTEVSPTKSPPLSPAKSLLKSPKPVSEKFNCKEEQIKVSEHKPGSNLSKLQKPKSGIAVLKENTYLLTKQKCAIPVPAGSTKPPTTKLSHKVEINIEPKVEMAPKEVLSPQSAQRKSFPITNPNYVTSTPVRQVSLESPTTPKLSPIQPNISPPHIINHLVPTNGYVDQFDKLTFFENIELLKDSNFDSNGSLSDRASDLTSLHISEDNMLSDIPEEKDGYESSLGVMSENTSFSSLPTVNMVKKSPQHTQTHTNAHHNAQRHQFTHTLKRYWSSCSGIVRAATIFDYEKQKKTKETADYEELYGGCLNIETLLERASSESDMYTRGDKPLVNLLPRLHRSLSADNIRIDEIAVEERVQAILKQFVLTQISQNVESADRDGESFTSFVELLIKRGHVMEPLTPKHENDISTSNFSSKGNNSCSNTFASEERTEMELPPLGEDQKRFNSQFYSLCNTGSNRSISDKTDSGCNDMQDQTGENKSAESVNLNSAKSLVHTCHKGDRLHCKKCEHKRNIADFDHISKKIESLSKTVNELHRSLSSLNSENSEASCSESNEGDFPPQNAIGNKDIDGYAWVEDEFFLSPYDGEIILGSSPFSKTGASCDWMDNYVEDADNLEEVGGQEAPLDDSVFELPEMVDPVSESKTSKDIRSHNEKFAQTRRSIISDCVDDQGNFDSESFISQRLHQEEARLKSEDTRAKLLQFSQDMDISVPIQNLRSSMACSGLRSRPLPHGSHQASVEHDDVTDKHMYDSVYPFDVQPLTRSGSQDSMDDNIGVDNVMCHRLLGGKGSNTPVQRSALEFTNSQFLRYEDPEKQAIAAFDFLHEMTSSVTSHASDQSQKQSQDQQNSKSSNEIKKSRIPLNFRTHKGQLASMNQSTTSTDDQLSPVKRQRRKVKRGKKETGNSRFPGKVKARKCSSTSNDESNDASATDSSSEEEIVSPKHKLSSKMTYL; this comes from the exons GATGGAGAGTGTGGTCCAGGACATGCGCCAGTACAAGTCCAAAATTGATCAGCTACGCCATGAGAAGACCAGCCTCAGTTCCACTTATGAG ACCAATCTACAGAAGTTCAAAGGTCACATCACGGATTTGGAGCGTGAAAACATGGTCCTGCTGAATGAAGTTAAGAAACTCGAGTCTCAG ATGAGTTCAAAAGCCGGGAGCCAGGACCGGTACCGTCTGCTTCTGGAGCGACTGAAAATGGTCGAAACAGAGAACTCCTCCCTTGTGCTAGAGAACGAGCAGCAGCGAGGCCAGTACGAGAAATGTCTCGACGAGATTGCAAACCAG GTGGTTCAGGCATTGCTAGCGCAGAAGATGTTACGTGAGGAATGTGTGCAGCTCCAAGAGCGTGTCCAGGAACTTGAGTCCCAGAATAAGCACCTGTGTATCGCCTACAGTGCTAGAGTACATTCGGGCTCGGACTCAAATTCTCAG GATGGAGGGGTGTTTGTGGCGGGCAGTCTCGATTCCCTGCACAGCATGTTCAGTGAACAG ACTGCAGACGGTACTGGCGGTCATCAGATGAGTTCACCGCCACCATGGTTACAAGACCGTTTGCCAGGAGACAGACATAGCCTCGTTTCCTTCACGGGCAGCGTAATGTCCACACCAGACATGGACACTGAAATCATTGCTGGAAAAGACAAATCGAGAAAGTTCAAATGTCGAACAGAAATAGAGACAGAATTCCCAGCTACTCCTTCCAGCCCCAAGTCAAAGCACGTCAGCATAATGGAGCGAACCAATGACACAAAACGGAGCTCATCAACGTCATCCTTGTTGCCATTGAAAGTTGGACCAAATCGACAAAGAACTCGATCTACCTCTTCGCTCACGCGAGCGCATGGTTTGACTTCTGCACAAACCGCGGATAACGGGTCACATGATTCAGGGCATTCTACGATGGACAAATCAACGACCAATCAGACATCGCAAGTAGTATTCAATCAGGGTATTTCAACAAGCTCAATGTCTTCTTCTGGCAATCAACGTCAAACTTCTATGCTACAAGTGCCTAAAGATTATTCATCATCTTTTGCAAATTCTCAGGGTCAGATGCAAACTTCACAGACAtcaatttcatcatcatcatcgtcctcATCAGTTTTTATGACGTCCTCAAAAATTCCTGTTTTGCCTGTCGGTTCAACGAAAGAAGACCTCCAATTACGAAGGAATTCTTTGAAAGCAGAATACAGCATTAGACTCGGTAGTCAGACAGCAGTGACATCAAATACTCCGTCTCCGAAACCGAGCATTCCCACTTTGCGACCTCCACGACCTTCGTCTCAAGGTCAGCGGTCAATTGGAGGTCAAGGTAACACACAGTCAAGGCCACCATCTGCCTCGGGAAGGTCACAGTCTGCAGGTTCAAAGATTCCGTCTGTGTTTTCAAAGCCGGCTAGAACATCATCCAAAGagaatgtttcaaaattaaaaagTACATCGGAAAGTGCAAAGCCAGTAACAAACTCAAAATCAGGATCAAACTCCAAGCCATTGACGAATGTGAGCTCAACTATGAACACAGGGTCTGAGAAATATAAGTGTGCTACGACATCTTTGGCCTCGAAATTAATTCCACCCAAATCACCAATAATGAAACATAGTGGTATAAAAACTAGTTTAAAAAGCCCACCCCCCGGGATACTTTTGTTAGAACAGGATAGTAAGTCTACAAATTCTACAGCAATACAAAACGCACAGGCTGCCTTGAAGAGTGTTTACTGTATAAAATCTGTACCTCCTGCAGGAGAGTCCAAAAGTTGCAAACAAGAAAGTGCTAAACCAGCACTCCCCGTTCGTGGGTATAAACCAGTTCATTCACATTTTCCAATAATGGGCCTTAACACATTGAATCATACCAGTCCAAAATCGGAAGAAAGTGCAACACAAATTTATGAAAATGTTCAAACCCCAGTCAACTGTGTTTCTCCAAATGACAATCAGTGTACTTTTAAAAGTACAACAGATGCCCATGTTTCAAATAAGTCTGTCGTGATAACTAATGTTAGTATTGTTAGTCAGTCTGGGCCGCTAAATTATGCGGCAGTGTCTGGGCGATTTACAGGAAATTTTATTGACACTGAAACGTGCATGGCAAAAAAGCCGAATTACTTTTATGACTACAGTGACGAAGACAGTGATTGTCCCGTAACTCGGTCACCGTCAAAAGACTTCGGCTCGGTATCCACGATTTCATTAGAAGAGCTGCTTGATCGaactcttgaaaatatggataCGCCAAATGGTAGTGAATTCAGTTCAGGATATCTTGCGTATAATTCTACTCAAATGCTTACAGAATCCGTGACTAGTGACAATTCCTCGGACGTCACGTTGTTAAAAAATTATGAAGTTGTGAAATCTGCTGATAATACAAATACTCTTTCTTCAAGTAATTTCGGAGAAAATGTGCCCAGCAATATTTTCTCTGCTAGCCAAAATGTTGGAAACAACTTAGGTGGAAAACCAGATATTGTGAAAGACACGGAACATAGTCAGCAAAAGAATTTACAAAAGAACATACCGGTTTCTGAAATACCTGGCTCATCGTTGCCGGGTTACAGAGCAAAACGACCTAAGTCGCTGATTCTGGGGTCGAAAGAGAAGAAGTTTTTGTACTGTGAGTATGGCTCTTCCTCGGGATCGGATTCGTCTGAAAACGAACACTTGAGCTGCAAGGTTTCGTACGCTAAAAATGTTAAGGAGCAAGAAATTCAGTCAAAAGTCTCAAAGTGTGTTAAAAATGGACAGGCAAAAGTTATCGAATCCCCAAAAAGTGCAAAATCTACTTTGAAATGTGCCTCTAATGTGCCAgaagtaaaaaatgaaaaagacGATAAAGTGCAATCGCTCATTTCTAAACCAAGTGCCATAAAAAAGCCTTCCAAAATACCTCCGCCAGTTGCAAGTAAACCGGTTTCTAAAATGTCTTCCATTCCCAAAATAGCACCTAGTACCAGCATACAAAGGCCAAAGTCGGTAGAAATGGTAGTAAATACAGCATTGACCACTCATAAATCAAAGCTTTCTGGGTATTTCGAAAGTCCAAACCCAAAAGATTTAACCAAAGCAGAATCTGAGCACTCTATCAGCTCAAAAATGAAATTATCGTCAAGTGACCTGAACTCAAATACGACCTTCGAGGATATCAAGGTTGAGAGATCAGGGAGCAAGGATGATGGATATTCGACCATGTCGAGCGATATTCAACCGGAGATGCTTGAAAAATACTCGGATGCTTTTGACAGCTCAACAAACAGTAACGAGGCTCGAAACTCGAACCTCAGCTTGAGTTCCCAGAATTCCTACTCCAGCGAGGATCGACTAAGTGGACACGGCTCGTTAGGGCGTGTAAAAGCCATGAAACTTAAGTTCGAACTCGAGAACCAAAGATCTGACACTGAGGTGTCTCCGACTAAATCTCCACCTCTTTCGCCAGCCAAGTCTTTATTGAAATCTCCAAAACCAGTTTCTGAAAAGTTTAACTGTAAAGAAGAGCAAATCAAGGTGTCCGAACACAAGCCGGGATCTAATCTGAGCAAACTCCAAAAACCTAAATCCGGCATAGCTGTTTTAAAGGAAAACACTTACCTTCTTACCAAACAGAAATGTGCCATACCGGTTCCAGCCGGGTCTACAAAACCACCCACTACCAAACTGTCGCACAAAGTTGAAATAAACATTGAGCCCAAAGTGGAAATGGCGCCAAAGGAAGTTTTAAGCCCACAATCAGCGCAAAGAAAGAGCTTCCCCATCACCAACCCTAACTACGTCACCAGCACTCCCGTCCGCCAAGTCTCGCTAGAATCACCAACCACACCAAAACTGTCTCCCATTCAGCCAAATATTTCTCCTCCGCACATAATTAACCATTTGGTGCCTACCAATGGCTATGTTGACCAGTTTGATAAACTGACTTTCTTTGAAAACATAGAACTGCTGAAGGATTCAAATTTCGATAGCAACGGTTCTCTATCTGACAGAGCGTCCGATCTGACGTCACTCCATATCTCCGAAGACAACATGTTGTCTGACATCCCTGAAGAAAAAGATGGTTATGAAAGTTCCCTCGGAGTAATGAGCGAAAATACTTCCTTCTCAAGCCTGCCTACGGTCAACATGGTCAAGAAATCACCTCAACACACGCAAACGCATACAAATGCACACCACAACGCCCAAAGGCACCAATTCACTCATACACTTAAACGTTACTGGTCGTCTTGCTCAGGAATCGTTCGTGCTGCAACCATATTCGACTACGAGAAACAGAAAAAGACAAAAGAAACTGCAGATTACGAAGAGCTTTATGGGGGCTGTCTAAATATAGAAACCCTCCTGGAAAGGGCGTCCTCTGAGTCGGACATGTACACACGGGGAGATAAACCTCTCGTGAACTTGTTGCCACGGTTACATAGGTCATTGAGTGCAGACAACATCCGTATTGACGAGATTGCGGTGGAAGAGAGAGTGCAAGCCATCCTGAAGCAATTTGTTTTGACGCAG ATCAGTCAAAATGTCGAGAGTGCTGATCGTGATGGCGAGTCTTTCACGAGTTTTGTTGAGCTGCTCATCAAACGGGGCCACGTCATGGAACCTCTGACTCCTAAACACGAG AACGATATATCCACCTCTAATTTTTcctcaaagggcaataactcttgcTCAAATACTTTCGCATCTGAGGAGAGAACTGAGATGGAGTTGCCACCCTTGGGTGAAGATCAGAAACGGTTCAACAGCCAGTTCTACAGCCTCTGTAATACCGGATCTAACCGGAGTATTTCGGATAAAACTGACAGCGGCTGTAATGACATGCAAGATCAAACTGGTGAGAACAAAAGTGCTGAAAGTGTTAACCTGAACAGTGCCAAATCGTTGGTTCATACTTGCCATAAAGGTGATAGATTGCATTGTAAAAAATGCGAGCATAAAAGAAATATTGCAGACTTTGATCATATTTCGAAAAAGATTGAATCATTATCAAAGACTGTGAACGAGTTGCACAGAAGTTTATCTAGTCTAAACAGTGAAAACTCTGAGGCCAGTTGCTCAGAATCAAATGAAGGTGATTTTCCACCACAAAATGCAATCGGAAATAAGGACATCGATGGCTATGCATGGGTGGAGGACGAATTTTTCTTGTCTCCCTATGACGGTGAAATAATTCTAGGAAGTTCACCTTTTTCGAAGACGGGAGCATCTTGTGATTGGATGGACAACTATGTGGAGGATGCTGATAATTTGGAAGAGGTCGGAGGTCAGGAGGCGCCTCTCGATGATTCAGTTTTTGAACTTCCTGAGATGGTTGACCCAGTGTCTGAAAGTAAAACGTCTAAAGATATCAGATCACATAATGAAAAGTTCGCCCAAACAAGGCGCTCGATTATTTCTGACTGCGTGGATGATCAGGGAAACTTTGACTCAGAGAGTTTTATCTCGCAAAGGCTTCATCAGGAAGAGGCAAGACTAAAGTCTGAAGATACTAGGGCCAAACTTTTGCAGTTTTCACAAGACATGGATATTTCGGTTCCCATTCAGAATCTGAGGTCATCAATGGCCTGTTCAGGTTTGAGGTCACGACCTTTGCCTCATGGCAGCCATCAAGCGTCAGTCGAACACGATGATGTTACAGATAAACACATG TACGATTCAGTCTACCCTTTTGATGTTCAACCACTGACACGTTCTGGCAGCCAGGACAGTATGGATGACAACATCGGTGTTGACAACGTGATGTGCCATAGACTGCTCGGAGGCAAGG GTTCCAACACTCCTGTACAAAGGTCAGCTCTTGAATTCACCAACAGTCAGTTTCTGCGGTACGAAGACCCAGAGAAACAAGCCATTGCTGCCTTTGATTTCCTacatgaaatgacgtcatcagtGACATCACACGCGTCTGACCAATCCCAGAAGCAGTCTCAAGATCAGCAAAATAGTAAATCATCAAATGAGATTAAAAAGTCCAGAATCCCTCTGAATTTTAGAACACATAAGGGCCAGTTAGCGAGCATGAACCAGTCAACGACTTCTACAGATGATCAGCTATCACCAGTAAAAAGACAACGAAGAAAAGTGAAACGTGGCAAAAAAGAAACGGGTAATTCAAGGTTCCCGGGAAAAGTGAAAGCAAGGAAATGTTCGTCAACTTCAAACGATGAATCGAATGATGCGTCAGCTACAGATTCGTCTTCCGAAGAAGAAATTGTTTCTCCAAAACATAAGTTGTCTTCAAAAATGACATATTTGTaa